Proteins encoded in a region of the Equus przewalskii isolate Varuska unplaced genomic scaffold, EquPr2 contig_6335, whole genome shotgun sequence genome:
- the LOC103555716 gene encoding olfactory receptor 56B34-like isoform X2, translated as MDTALSITNDSRFQVSEFILMGFPGIHEWQHWLSLPLALLYLLALVANLLILITIQCEPTLHQPMYLFLAILAVVDFGLATTIMPKILAILSFDAKAISLPECFSQIYAIHSFMGMESGIFLCMAVDRYIAICFPLQYPSIITETFVIKATLSMVLRNCLLTIPLPVLAAQRHYCSRNEIDHCLCSNLGVTSLACDDITINRFYQLALAWVMLGSDMVLVFASYALIIRSVLRLNSAEATSKALNTCSSHLILILFFYTAIIVVSVTHLVGRKVPFIPVLLNVLHIVTPPALNPMVYALRTQELRVGFQRVLDLGKNVSRK; from the coding sequence ATGGATACTGCCCTGAGTATAACCAATGACTCAAGGTTTCAAGTATCTGAGTTCATCCTGATGGGGTTCCCAGGAATTCATGAGTGGCAACATTGGCTCTCCTTGCCCCTGGCTCTGCTCTACCTCTTAGCTCTTGTTGCCAATCTCCTCATCTTGATCACCATCCAATGTGAACCTACTCTGCACCAGCCCATGTATCTCTTCCTTGCTATCTTGGCTGTTGTGGACTTTGGCCTGGCTACTACTATCATGCCCAAGATCCTGGCAATTTTATCGTTTGATGCCAAAGCCATCAGCCTCCCTGAGTGTTTTTCTCAGATCTATGCCATCCATTCTTTTATGGGCATGGAGTCGGGCATTTTCCTCTGCATGGCTGTGGATAGATATATAGCCATTTGCTTTCCCCTTCAGTACCCTTCCATAATCACTGAGACATTTGTGATCAAAGCCACACTGTCCATGGTACTTAGGAATTGCCTGCTGACCATCCCACTGCCTGTATTGGCTGCCCAGCGACACTACTGCTCCAGAAATGAGATTGACCACTGCCTGTGCTCCAATTTGGGGGTCACTAGTCTGGCTTGTGATGACATCACTATTAATAGGTTTTACCAGTTGGCCTTGGCCTGGGTCATGCTTGGGAGTGACATGGTTCTTGTCTTTGCTTCCTATGCTTTGATTATTCGTTCAGTGCTGAGGCTGAACTCTGCTGAAGCAACATCTAAGGCCCTGAATACCTGCAGTTCCCatctcattctcattctctttttctacaCAGCCATTATTGTAGTATCTGTCACCCATCTGGTGGGAAGAAAGGTTCCCTTCATTCCTGTTCTCCTCAATGTGCTGCATATTGTCACTCCCCCAGCCCTTAACCCAATGGTATATGCACTTAGGACCCAGGAGCTCAGAGTGGGCTTCCAGAGGGTGCTTGATTTGGGTAAGAATGTGTCCAGGAAGTGA
- the LOC103555716 gene encoding olfactory receptor 56B34-like isoform X1, which translates to MHLIVQKMIDSNDSRFQVSEFILMGFPGIHEWQHWLSLPLALLYLLALVANLLILITIQCEPTLHQPMYLFLAILAVVDFGLATTIMPKILAILSFDAKAISLPECFSQIYAIHSFMGMESGIFLCMAVDRYIAICFPLQYPSIITETFVIKATLSMVLRNCLLTIPLPVLAAQRHYCSRNEIDHCLCSNLGVTSLACDDITINRFYQLALAWVMLGSDMVLVFASYALIIRSVLRLNSAEATSKALNTCSSHLILILFFYTAIIVVSVTHLVGRKVPFIPVLLNVLHIVTPPALNPMVYALRTQELRVGFQRVLDLGKNVSRK; encoded by the coding sequence CAATGACTCAAGGTTTCAAGTATCTGAGTTCATCCTGATGGGGTTCCCAGGAATTCATGAGTGGCAACATTGGCTCTCCTTGCCCCTGGCTCTGCTCTACCTCTTAGCTCTTGTTGCCAATCTCCTCATCTTGATCACCATCCAATGTGAACCTACTCTGCACCAGCCCATGTATCTCTTCCTTGCTATCTTGGCTGTTGTGGACTTTGGCCTGGCTACTACTATCATGCCCAAGATCCTGGCAATTTTATCGTTTGATGCCAAAGCCATCAGCCTCCCTGAGTGTTTTTCTCAGATCTATGCCATCCATTCTTTTATGGGCATGGAGTCGGGCATTTTCCTCTGCATGGCTGTGGATAGATATATAGCCATTTGCTTTCCCCTTCAGTACCCTTCCATAATCACTGAGACATTTGTGATCAAAGCCACACTGTCCATGGTACTTAGGAATTGCCTGCTGACCATCCCACTGCCTGTATTGGCTGCCCAGCGACACTACTGCTCCAGAAATGAGATTGACCACTGCCTGTGCTCCAATTTGGGGGTCACTAGTCTGGCTTGTGATGACATCACTATTAATAGGTTTTACCAGTTGGCCTTGGCCTGGGTCATGCTTGGGAGTGACATGGTTCTTGTCTTTGCTTCCTATGCTTTGATTATTCGTTCAGTGCTGAGGCTGAACTCTGCTGAAGCAACATCTAAGGCCCTGAATACCTGCAGTTCCCatctcattctcattctctttttctacaCAGCCATTATTGTAGTATCTGTCACCCATCTGGTGGGAAGAAAGGTTCCCTTCATTCCTGTTCTCCTCAATGTGCTGCATATTGTCACTCCCCCAGCCCTTAACCCAATGGTATATGCACTTAGGACCCAGGAGCTCAGAGTGGGCTTCCAGAGGGTGCTTGATTTGGGTAAGAATGTGTCCAGGAAGTGA